A window of the Streptomyces sp. NBC_00250 genome harbors these coding sequences:
- a CDS encoding nucleoside triphosphate pyrophosphatase, with the protein MTADPRRVVLASASPARLNLLRQAGLAPEVIVSGVDEDKLHAPTPAELALALAEAKAAHVAARPEVFGALVIGCDSVLELDKQALGKPADAEEATARWKAMRGRVGILQTGHCVYDTAAKRYESATASTVVRFGEPTDDEIAAYVASGEPLHVAGAFTLDGRSAPFIDGIDGDPGNVIGLSLPLLRTLLGKLGVQITDLWT; encoded by the coding sequence ATGACTGCTGATCCGCGCCGTGTCGTGCTCGCCTCCGCCTCCCCCGCCCGCCTCAACCTGCTCCGGCAGGCCGGGCTCGCCCCCGAGGTGATCGTGAGCGGGGTCGACGAGGACAAGCTGCACGCCCCGACCCCGGCCGAGCTCGCGCTCGCCCTCGCGGAGGCGAAGGCCGCCCATGTGGCCGCCCGGCCCGAGGTGTTCGGCGCCCTGGTCATCGGCTGCGACTCGGTCCTGGAGCTCGACAAGCAGGCCCTCGGCAAGCCGGCGGACGCCGAGGAGGCCACCGCCCGCTGGAAGGCGATGCGCGGCCGGGTCGGCATCCTCCAGACCGGCCACTGCGTGTACGACACGGCCGCCAAGCGCTACGAGTCGGCGACGGCCTCCACCGTGGTCCGCTTCGGCGAGCCGACGGACGACGAGATCGCGGCGTACGTGGCGAGCGGCGAACCGCTGCACGTGGCGGGCGCGTTCACCCTGGACGGGCGCTCGGCGCCGTTCATCGACGGCATCGACGGCGACCCGGGCAATGTGATCGGCCTGTCGCTGCCGCTGCTGCGCACGCTCCTCGGGAAGCTGGGCGTGCAGATCACCGACCTCTGGACCTGA
- a CDS encoding acyl-CoA carboxylase subunit epsilon produces the protein MIKVVRGNPTPEELAAALAVVQARAAATAAASAESGGPAVPEGWSDPSRIARSVRPRPGPRAWARSYWPV, from the coding sequence ATGATCAAGGTCGTACGAGGAAACCCGACCCCGGAGGAGTTGGCCGCCGCACTGGCGGTGGTTCAGGCCCGGGCCGCGGCGACGGCGGCGGCGTCCGCCGAGAGCGGCGGCCCGGCGGTGCCGGAGGGGTGGTCGGACCCGTCCCGGATCGCGCGTTCGGTACGGCCCCGCCCGGGCCCGCGGGCGTGGGCACGGTCGTACTGGCCGGTGTAG
- a CDS encoding TetR/AcrR family transcriptional regulator yields MSRTVAESMALMEQETHLTESQPASPGTLRPGGRTAKVRRAVLDATQDALADTGFHALNMDRIAATAGVGKTTVYRRWGSPVGLVTDLLHDMAEQSLPASDTGSLAGDLRANAELVRDTLTDPRMGAVFRAVIAAAACDEECARALADFYRTRLGEWAPVVAKGATRGEIPAETDPTELLRAVSAPLYYRFTVTREELTGEVTERAVTAALAAARDGVFIRARP; encoded by the coding sequence ATGTCCCGTACCGTAGCAGAGTCGATGGCGTTAATGGAACAGGAGACCCATTTGACCGAGAGCCAGCCGGCCTCGCCCGGCACCCTGCGTCCCGGCGGCCGCACCGCGAAGGTCCGCAGGGCCGTCCTCGACGCCACCCAGGACGCCCTCGCCGACACCGGCTTCCACGCCCTGAACATGGACCGGATCGCCGCGACCGCGGGCGTCGGCAAAACGACCGTGTACCGCCGCTGGGGCTCGCCCGTCGGCCTGGTCACCGACCTCCTGCACGACATGGCCGAGCAGTCCCTGCCCGCCTCCGACACCGGCAGCCTCGCGGGCGACCTGCGGGCCAACGCCGAACTCGTACGGGACACCCTCACCGACCCCCGGATGGGCGCCGTCTTCCGCGCGGTCATCGCCGCGGCCGCCTGCGACGAGGAGTGCGCCCGCGCGCTCGCCGACTTCTACCGGACCAGGCTCGGCGAATGGGCGCCCGTCGTCGCCAAGGGCGCCACCCGCGGCGAGATCCCGGCGGAGACGGACCCGACGGAGCTGCTCCGCGCCGTCTCCGCGCCGCTGTACTACCGCTTCACCGTCACCCGCGAGGAACTCACCGGGGAAGTGACGGAACGGGCGGTCACGGCGGCCCTCGCGGCGGCGCGGGACGGGGTGTTCATCCGGGCGCGGCCCTGA
- a CDS encoding adenylate/guanylate cyclase domain-containing protein yields MTVDDENEGGAPEPPTYPTPHHEVDHTAEPSDDPLAIRLEQLILGADRRYTPFQAARTAGVSMELASRFWRAMGFADIGQAKALTEADVLALRRLAGLVEAGLLSEPMAVQVARSTGQTTARLAEWQIDSFLEGLTEPPEPGMTRTEMTYPLVELLLPELEEFLIYVWRRQLAAATGRVVQAADDDEMVDRRLAVGFADLVGFTRLTRRLEEEELGELVEAFETTCADLVAAHGGRLIKTLGDEVLYAADDAGTAAEIALRLIETLSHDETMPALRVGIAFGTVTTRMGDVFGTTVNLASRLTSIAPKDAVLVDGALAEELSRTREAPVSETEAAEEAVRAEKEGRQAATYRFALQPMWQRPVRGLGVVEPWLLTRRPT; encoded by the coding sequence GTGACCGTCGACGACGAGAACGAGGGCGGCGCGCCCGAGCCTCCCACGTACCCCACCCCCCACCACGAGGTCGACCACACGGCCGAGCCGAGCGACGACCCGCTCGCCATCCGCCTCGAACAGCTCATCCTCGGCGCGGACCGCCGCTACACCCCGTTCCAGGCCGCCCGCACCGCCGGCGTCTCCATGGAACTCGCCTCCCGCTTCTGGCGCGCCATGGGCTTCGCCGACATCGGCCAGGCCAAGGCGCTCACCGAGGCCGACGTCCTCGCCCTGCGCCGGCTCGCCGGTCTCGTCGAGGCCGGGTTGCTCAGCGAGCCGATGGCCGTCCAGGTCGCCCGCTCCACCGGGCAGACCACCGCCCGGCTCGCCGAGTGGCAGATCGACTCCTTCCTGGAGGGCCTCACCGAGCCGCCCGAGCCCGGCATGACCCGCACCGAGATGACGTACCCGCTGGTCGAGCTGCTCCTGCCCGAGCTGGAGGAGTTCCTCATCTACGTCTGGCGGCGCCAGCTCGCCGCCGCCACCGGCCGGGTCGTGCAGGCGGCCGACGACGACGAGATGGTCGACCGGCGGCTCGCCGTCGGCTTCGCGGACCTCGTCGGCTTCACCCGGCTCACCCGGCGCCTGGAGGAGGAGGAGCTCGGCGAGCTCGTCGAGGCCTTCGAGACCACCTGCGCCGACCTGGTCGCCGCGCACGGCGGCCGGCTCATCAAGACCCTCGGCGACGAGGTCCTGTACGCCGCCGACGACGCCGGCACGGCCGCCGAGATCGCGCTGCGGCTCATCGAGACCCTCAGCCACGACGAGACGATGCCCGCACTGCGCGTAGGCATCGCCTTCGGCACCGTGACGACCCGGATGGGCGACGTCTTCGGCACCACCGTGAACCTGGCCAGCCGCCTCACCTCGATAGCGCCGAAGGACGCCGTCCTCGTCGACGGCGCGCTCGCGGAGGAGCTGTCCAGGACGAGGGAGGCGCCCGTCTCGGAGACGGAGGCCGCCGAGGAGGCCGTCCGCGCGGAGAAGGAGGGCCGCCAGGCGGCCACGTACCGCTTCGCGCTCCAGCCGATGTGGCAGCGCCCGGTCCGCGGCCTCGGCGTCGTCGAACCCTGGCTCCTGACCCGCCGTCCCACCTAG
- a CDS encoding biotin--[acetyl-CoA-carboxylase] ligase — MTSSQGSGGPWSDLDRPPLNAPALRRALVLPEGLWTSLDVVTGTGSTNSDLTARADELPEGAVLVAEEQTSGRGRLDRSWTAPARSGLFLSVLLKPEVPVQRWGWLPLLTGVAASTGLAKAAGVDISLKWPNDLLVSVAGEERKTGGILAERAGADGVVVGLGINVTLREEELPVPAAGSLLLADAVSTDRDTLLRAVLRSFEEWYRTWVRADGDPAASGLQEAYTAGCATLGRRVRADLPGERMLEGEAVALDGDGRLVVATEGGGTEAVGAGDIVHLRSAT; from the coding sequence ATGACGTCCTCCCAAGGCTCCGGCGGACCCTGGTCCGACCTCGACCGGCCCCCGCTGAACGCCCCCGCACTGCGCCGCGCCCTCGTCCTTCCCGAGGGCCTGTGGACCTCGCTCGACGTGGTCACCGGCACCGGATCCACCAACAGCGACCTCACCGCCCGCGCCGACGAGCTGCCCGAGGGCGCCGTACTCGTCGCCGAGGAGCAGACCTCCGGCCGCGGCCGCCTCGACCGCAGCTGGACGGCCCCCGCACGCTCCGGGCTCTTCCTCTCCGTCCTCCTCAAGCCGGAGGTGCCCGTCCAGCGCTGGGGCTGGCTCCCGCTGCTCACCGGCGTGGCCGCGTCGACGGGCCTCGCGAAGGCCGCCGGGGTCGACATCTCCCTCAAGTGGCCCAACGACCTCCTGGTTTCCGTCGCGGGCGAGGAACGCAAGACCGGCGGCATCCTCGCGGAGCGGGCCGGAGCGGACGGCGTCGTCGTCGGCCTCGGCATCAACGTCACCCTCCGCGAGGAAGAACTCCCCGTCCCGGCCGCAGGCTCCCTCCTCCTCGCCGACGCGGTCTCCACCGACCGCGACACCCTCCTGCGGGCCGTCCTGCGCTCCTTCGAGGAGTGGTACAGGACCTGGGTGCGGGCGGACGGCGACCCCGCCGCCTCCGGACTCCAGGAGGCGTACACGGCCGGCTGCGCGACCCTCGGCCGCCGCGTCAGGGCCGACCTCCCCGGCGAACGCATGCTGGAAGGCGAAGCGGTCGCCCTGGACGGCGACGGCCGCCTGGTCGTCGCCACGGAGGGCGGCGGCACGGAAGCGGTGGGCGCGGGCGACATCGTCCACCTGCGATCGGCCACCTGA
- a CDS encoding MFS transporter, translated as MVALDLPTPTPTSTEHPDTRMTGRMRLVLVVLLVAQFMLAVDFSILNVALPVIGQGLGFSLGGLQWIATAFALAAAGFTLLFGRVADLVGRRRLFLGGMALLGASSLVGGLATGPEMLMAARVAQGLATAAVTPAGLSLLTAAFPEGPLRARALGLNGALMSAGFTTGAILGGVLTDLLSWRWAFLVNVPVALAVLLVAPAVLTESRPAVRPRLDVPGAITVTGGLLALVYGLTTEPLALVLGVALLVAFWFIERRAASPLVPVRILTRRTVVWGNVAGLVAFVTETSLVFLMTLYLQDVLGFSPLAAGLSFGVLGAGTVLGGVFASRFIGRFGARTALVAGGLLQAAATLALYGLGDDRGSLWLLLAATFAGGVGNMLAIVGFMVTATSGIPDHEQGTATGLATMTQQIGITMGTPIMSAVVVTSPVLLDGIGLAVLVNAAIVVAGAVLAGVFLRRT; from the coding sequence ATGGTTGCCCTCGATCTCCCCACACCCACTCCCACCTCCACGGAACACCCGGACACCCGGATGACCGGCCGGATGCGGCTCGTCCTCGTCGTCCTCCTCGTCGCCCAGTTCATGCTGGCCGTCGACTTCTCGATCCTGAACGTCGCACTGCCCGTCATCGGTCAAGGACTCGGCTTCAGCCTCGGCGGCCTCCAGTGGATCGCCACCGCCTTCGCCCTCGCCGCCGCCGGCTTCACCCTGCTCTTCGGGCGCGTCGCCGACCTCGTCGGACGCCGCCGCCTCTTCCTCGGCGGCATGGCGCTCCTCGGCGCCTCCTCCCTCGTCGGCGGCCTCGCCACCGGCCCCGAGATGCTGATGGCGGCCCGCGTCGCCCAAGGCCTCGCCACCGCGGCCGTCACCCCCGCCGGACTCTCCCTGCTCACCGCCGCCTTCCCCGAGGGCCCCCTGCGCGCACGGGCGCTCGGTCTCAACGGAGCCCTCATGTCCGCGGGCTTCACCACCGGCGCGATCCTCGGCGGCGTCCTCACCGACCTGCTCTCCTGGCGCTGGGCGTTCCTCGTCAACGTGCCGGTGGCCCTCGCCGTCCTCCTCGTCGCCCCCGCCGTCCTCACCGAGAGCCGCCCCGCCGTCCGGCCCCGCCTCGACGTACCCGGCGCGATCACCGTCACCGGCGGACTCCTCGCCCTGGTCTACGGCCTGACGACCGAACCCCTGGCCCTCGTCCTCGGCGTCGCCCTGCTCGTCGCCTTCTGGTTCATCGAGCGGCGGGCCGCCTCGCCCCTGGTACCCGTACGGATCCTCACCCGCCGCACCGTCGTCTGGGGCAACGTCGCCGGGCTCGTCGCCTTCGTCACCGAGACCTCCCTGGTCTTCCTGATGACCCTGTACCTCCAGGACGTCCTCGGCTTCTCCCCGCTCGCCGCCGGCCTCTCCTTCGGCGTCCTCGGCGCGGGCACGGTCCTCGGCGGGGTGTTCGCCTCCCGCTTCATCGGCCGCTTCGGCGCCCGTACCGCCCTCGTCGCCGGAGGCCTCCTCCAGGCCGCCGCGACCCTCGCCCTCTACGGCCTCGGCGACGACCGCGGCAGCCTCTGGCTGCTGCTCGCCGCGACCTTCGCCGGCGGCGTCGGCAACATGCTCGCGATCGTCGGCTTCATGGTCACCGCCACCTCCGGGATCCCCGACCACGAGCAGGGCACGGCGACCGGCCTCGCGACCATGACCCAGCAGATCGGCATCACCATGGGCACCCCGATCATGAGCGCCGTCGTCGTCACCTCCCCCGTGCTCCTCGACGGCATCGGGCTCGCGGTCCTCGTCAACGCCGCCATCGTCGTGGCCGGAGCCGTCCTGGCCGGCGTCTTCCTGCGCCGCACGTGA
- the mmpB gene encoding morphogenic membrane protein MmpB — MLWSDPKNQPPKFLRDMQAKLRRAGILLALAMVVAMFVVNAR, encoded by the coding sequence ATGCTGTGGTCGGACCCGAAGAATCAGCCGCCGAAGTTCCTGCGCGACATGCAGGCGAAGCTTCGCCGCGCGGGCATACTGCTCGCCCTGGCGATGGTGGTGGCGATGTTCGTGGTCAACGCGCGCTGA
- a CDS encoding acyl-CoA carboxylase subunit beta — MSEPAEQYEIDIHTTAGKIADLKRRIDEATHAGSERAVEKQHAKGKLTARERIALLLDEGSFVELDELARHRSTNFGLEKNRPYGDGVVTGYGTVDGRPVAVFSQDFTVFGGALGETYGQKIIKVLDFALKTGCPVVGINDSGGARIQEGVSALGMYGEIFRRNTHASGVIPQISLIVGPCAGGAVYSPAITDFTVMVDQTSHMFITGPDVIKTVTGEDVGFEELGGARTHNSTSGVAHHMAGDEKDAIEYVKSLLSYLPSNNLSEPPAFPEVAETEATDEDRELDTLIPDSANQPYDMHKVIEHVLDDGEFLETQALFAPNILTGFGRVEGFPVGVVANQPMQFAGCLDIDASEKAARFVRTCDAFNIPVLTFVDVPGFLPGVDQEYAGIIRRGAKLIYAYAEATVPLITVITRKAFGGAYDVMGSKHLGADLNLAWPTAQIAVMGAQGAVNILHRRTIAAAEDQDAERARLMQEYEDALLNPYTAAERGYIDGVILPSDTRPQIVKGLRQLRTKRESLPPRKHGNIPL, encoded by the coding sequence ATGTCCGAGCCGGCAGAGCAGTACGAGATCGACATTCACACGACCGCAGGCAAGATCGCGGACCTCAAGCGCCGTATCGACGAGGCCACCCACGCCGGCTCGGAGCGTGCGGTGGAGAAGCAGCACGCGAAGGGCAAGCTGACCGCGCGCGAGCGGATCGCCCTGCTGCTCGACGAGGGTTCCTTCGTCGAGCTGGACGAGCTGGCCCGCCACCGGTCGACCAACTTCGGTCTGGAGAAGAACCGGCCGTACGGAGACGGTGTCGTCACCGGCTACGGCACGGTCGACGGGCGCCCGGTCGCCGTGTTCTCGCAGGACTTCACGGTCTTCGGCGGTGCGCTGGGCGAGACGTACGGCCAGAAGATCATCAAGGTGCTGGACTTCGCGCTGAAGACCGGTTGCCCGGTCGTCGGCATCAACGACTCCGGTGGCGCCCGCATCCAGGAGGGTGTGAGCGCGCTCGGCATGTACGGCGAGATCTTCCGCCGGAACACCCATGCCTCCGGGGTGATCCCGCAGATCTCGCTGATCGTCGGCCCGTGTGCGGGCGGCGCGGTCTACTCCCCCGCGATCACCGACTTCACGGTGATGGTGGACCAGACCTCGCACATGTTCATCACGGGTCCCGACGTCATCAAGACGGTGACCGGCGAGGACGTGGGCTTCGAGGAGCTGGGCGGCGCCCGGACGCACAACTCGACCTCGGGCGTGGCGCACCACATGGCGGGTGACGAGAAGGACGCCATCGAGTACGTGAAGTCCCTGCTGTCCTACCTTCCGTCGAACAACCTCTCGGAGCCGCCGGCCTTCCCGGAGGTCGCGGAGACCGAGGCGACGGACGAGGACCGCGAGCTGGACACGCTGATCCCGGACTCGGCGAACCAGCCGTACGACATGCACAAGGTCATCGAGCACGTCCTGGACGACGGTGAGTTCCTGGAGACGCAGGCGCTGTTCGCGCCGAACATCCTGACCGGTTTCGGCCGTGTCGAGGGCTTCCCGGTGGGTGTCGTCGCGAACCAGCCGATGCAGTTCGCGGGTTGCCTGGACATCGACGCGTCGGAGAAGGCCGCGCGGTTCGTCCGCACCTGCGACGCCTTCAACATCCCGGTCCTGACCTTCGTGGACGTGCCGGGCTTCCTGCCGGGCGTGGACCAGGAGTACGCCGGCATCATCCGGCGCGGCGCGAAGCTGATCTACGCGTACGCGGAGGCCACGGTCCCGCTGATCACGGTCATCACGCGGAAGGCCTTCGGCGGCGCGTACGACGTCATGGGCTCCAAGCACCTGGGCGCGGACCTGAACCTGGCCTGGCCGACGGCGCAGATCGCGGTGATGGGCGCGCAGGGCGCGGTCAACATCCTGCACCGCCGGACGATCGCCGCCGCCGAGGACCAGGATGCGGAGCGGGCGCGGCTGATGCAGGAGTACGAGGACGCCCTGCTGAACCCGTACACGGCGGCCGAGCGCGGCTACATCGACGGGGTGATCCTGCCGTCGGACACGCGCCCGCAGATCGTGAAGGGGCTGCGTCAGCTGCGGACGAAGCGGGAATCGCTGCCCCCGAGGAAGCACGGCAACATCCCGCTCTAG